The following are encoded in a window of Kogia breviceps isolate mKogBre1 chromosome 12, mKogBre1 haplotype 1, whole genome shotgun sequence genomic DNA:
- the ARHGDIB gene encoding rho GDP-dissociation inhibitor 2 isoform X2 → MTEKTPEPHLEEEEEELDGKLNYKPPPQKSLKELQEMDKDDESLTKYKKTLLGDGPVVADPTAPNVTVTRLTLVCESAPGPITMDLTGDLEALKKETFVLKEGVEYRVKINFKVNKDIVSGLKYVQHTYRTGVKVDKATFMVGSYGPRPEEYEFLTPTEEAPKGMLARGTYHNKSFFTDDDKHDHLTWEWNLSIKKDWTE, encoded by the exons ATGACTGAAAAGACCCCAGAACCacacctggaggaggaggaggaggagctggatgGCAAGCTCAATTACAAGCCTCCACCACAGAAGTCCCTGAAGGAGCTGCAGGAGATGGACAAAGATGATGAAAGTCTAACTAAGTACAAGAAAACGCTCCTGGGGGACGGTCCTGTGgtagcag ATCCAACAGCTCCCAATGTCACTGTCACCCGTCTTACCCTGGTTTGTGAAAGTGCCCCAGGACCAATCACCATGGACCTCACTG GGGATCTGGAAGCCCTCAAAAAAGAAACCTTTGTGCTAAAGGAAGGTGTTGAATATAGAGTCAAAATTAACTTCAAA GTGAACAAGGACATTGTATCAGGACTGAAATATGTTCAACACACCTACCGGACTGGGGTGAAAG tgGATAAAGCAACATTCATGGTTGGCAGCTACGGGCCTCGGCCAGAGGAGTATGAGTTTCTGACTCCAACTGAGGAGGCCCCCAAGGGTATGCTGGCTCGAGGCACTTACCACAACAAATCCTTCTTCACGGATGACGACAAACACGACCACCTCACCTGGGAGTGGAACCTGTCCATCAAGAAGGACTGGACAGAATGA